Proteins encoded together in one Peribacillus asahii window:
- a CDS encoding FAS1-like dehydratase domain-containing protein: MESLSTGLQEKVGMKLDTYNFKIEKGKLRELALAIGDLREESLKGELVLPTFPTVVDFMGEETSTLEDLLGLNLQKVLHGEQEYEYLGEMKPGDDLTVTGVIENVYTKAAMDFFIIKKEFVNQHGETVLISRSTIIERH; the protein is encoded by the coding sequence GTGGAGAGTTTGAGCACAGGACTACAAGAGAAAGTCGGCATGAAATTGGATACATATAATTTCAAAATCGAAAAAGGGAAGCTTAGAGAGCTTGCCCTTGCGATTGGTGATTTGCGAGAGGAATCCTTAAAAGGAGAGTTGGTTTTACCTACCTTTCCAACTGTGGTTGATTTTATGGGTGAAGAAACCTCTACGTTGGAGGATCTATTAGGGTTAAATCTACAAAAGGTTCTTCACGGGGAACAAGAGTATGAATATTTAGGAGAAATGAAACCAGGCGATGATCTTACAGTAACGGGTGTAATTGAAAATGTGTATACAAAAGCAGCTATGGATTTTTTCATTATCAAAAAAGAGTTTGTAAATCAACATGGTGAAACGGTATTAATTAGCCGTTCGACTATTATCGAAAGACACTAG
- a CDS encoding MaoC/PaaZ C-terminal domain-containing protein — translation MEVGYQFEPLHKEEITHSQLVRYAGASGDFNPIHTVVPFAESAGLGGVIAHGMLIMGFVGQAISQWFSTKDLVKFSTRFRAMTRPGEKITVQGSVVEETEDRWICQAEAVNEAGEVKVKSSFEIKKR, via the coding sequence ATGGAAGTCGGTTATCAGTTTGAACCATTACACAAAGAAGAAATTACTCATTCACAGCTTGTTCGATATGCAGGAGCATCAGGAGATTTCAATCCTATTCATACAGTCGTACCATTTGCGGAATCTGCCGGATTAGGTGGTGTAATCGCTCATGGCATGCTAATTATGGGATTTGTTGGCCAAGCAATTAGTCAATGGTTCTCAACAAAAGATCTTGTAAAATTCTCTACTCGTTTTAGAGCAATGACAAGACCGGGAGAAAAAATTACTGTTCAGGGCAGCGTAGTAGAGGAAACAGAAGATCGCTGGATTTGTCAAGCGGAGGCAGTAAACGAAGCAGGAGAAGTTAAGGTAAAATCTTCTTTTGAGATTAAGAAAAGATAG
- the fadH gene encoding 2,4-dienoyl-CoA reductase: protein MNGKTVIITGGGSGIGKAMAMKFAAEGANVVITGRNPERLKQAKAEMKSLNGQVLDFQMDVRDPEHVQAMILATKNQFGKIDALVNNAAGNFVCPAEELSINGWKSVIDIVLNGTWYCSQAVGKEWIANNQTGSILNIVATYAWGAGPGTIHSASAKAGVLSMTRTLAVEWGSKYGIRVNCIAPGPIENTEGVARLIETRNVYQEAINSVPLKRFGKAEEIANLANFLLSPEAEYMNGECITMDGGRWLNNQIIKN, encoded by the coding sequence GTGAACGGAAAAACGGTCATTATAACTGGAGGCGGTAGCGGTATTGGTAAAGCCATGGCGATGAAATTTGCTGCAGAAGGCGCAAATGTAGTCATTACTGGCCGGAATCCTGAGCGGTTAAAACAGGCAAAGGCGGAAATGAAATCACTGAACGGTCAAGTACTGGATTTTCAAATGGATGTTCGTGATCCTGAACATGTGCAGGCAATGATTCTTGCAACAAAAAATCAATTTGGAAAGATAGATGCACTTGTGAATAACGCTGCTGGAAATTTCGTTTGTCCTGCCGAAGAGCTTTCGATAAATGGCTGGAAATCTGTTATTGATATCGTATTAAATGGGACATGGTATTGTTCTCAAGCAGTTGGAAAAGAGTGGATTGCTAATAACCAAACCGGTAGTATTCTAAATATTGTAGCGACCTATGCATGGGGGGCTGGACCTGGCACTATCCATTCAGCTAGTGCAAAAGCAGGAGTGCTATCGATGACGCGTACACTTGCTGTAGAATGGGGCAGCAAATATGGAATTAGGGTAAATTGCATTGCTCCGGGACCGATTGAAAATACAGAAGGGGTAGCGAGATTGATTGAAACGAGAAATGTATATCAAGAGGCTATTAATTCTGTACCTCTAAAACGATTTGGAAAAGCTGAAGAAATTGCTAATCTAGCAAACTTCTTATTATCACCAGAAGCTGAATATATGAATGGCGAATGTATTACTATGGATGGGGGAAGATGGTTAAATAATCAGATTATTAAGAATTAG